The region ACGGTGGATTTGACGATGGCGCGGTGGGCGTCGGAGAGCATGGCGGTACCTTTCAGGGTTGAACAAGCAGACGGGAGGTCGGGAATCCTCGTTTCCTGCCCCTTCTTAATCAAACTCCATGCCAGAGTAAAAATCTTTTATAATCAGTCACTTAAAAAATGACCGAGTCAAATCGACCCGAGTCATATTGACTCGAAAAGGGTAAAAATGACTCCAAAGCTCATGCTGGACGCGTTGATTCCGCTGGTGGCCGACTTGTCGCGTGAGCTGCATGACAGCGAGCGCTACCGCCGCCTGCTGGATACGCTGCGCATGCTGTTTCCCTGCGACGCCGCCGCCTTGTTGCGGCTCGACGGCGAGGTGCTGGTGCCGCTGGCGATCAACGGCCTGAGCAGCGACACGCTGGGCCGGCGCTTCCGCGTGAGCGAACATCCGCGCTTTCGCGTGTTGTTGTCGAACCTGCCGCCGACGCGTTTTCCGGCCAACTCGTCCTTGCCGGATCCTTACGACGGCCTGGTCGAAGCGCATTCCGGCGAACTCCACGTCCACGATTGCATGGGATGCCAGATCACCATGAACGGCCGTCCCTGGGGTTTGCTGACGCTGGACGCGCTCGGGCCGGGCCGCTTCGATTCGGTCGATACGGCCTCGCTGCAGGCCTTCGCGAGTCTGGCGGCGGCGACCGTCAATGTTGCCGAACGCATCCATGATCTTGCCGAGACCAGCGAACAGGAGCGCCAGCGCGCCGAAGCCTACCGGCTCGCCGCCAACCAGAGCCGGCGCGAGCTGATCGGCCAGAGTCCGGCGCACAAGCGGATGATGAAAGAGGTGCGGCTGGCCGGTCCGAGCAACATGACCGTGCTGATCACCGGCGAAACCGGCACCGGCAAGGAGCTGGTCGCCAACGCCATCCACGCCGCCTCGCCGCGTGCACGCAAACCCATCATCAGCCTCAATTGCGCCGCGTTGCCGGAAACCCTGGTCGAGAGCGAGCTGTTCGGCCACGTGCGCGGGGCGTTTTCCGGCGCGGTCGGCGACCGGCGCGGCAAGTTCGAGCTGGCCGACGGCGGCACCTTGTTCCTTGATGAAGTGGGGGAGTTGTCGCTGACGGTGCAGGCCAAGTTGCTGCGTGCGCTGCAAAGCGGGCAGATCCAGCGGGTCGGGTCGGACGAGGAACACAAGGTTGACGTGCGCGTGATCGCCGCCACCAACCGCGACCTGGAGGAAGAAGTGCGGCTGGGCCGCTATCGCGCCGACTTCTACCATCGCCTCAGCGTGTATCCGCTGGCGGTGCCGCCGTTGCGCGAGCGGGGCCACGACATCTTGCTGATCAGCGGGTTTTTCCTGGAAGAAAACCGTTTCCGGCTGGGTTTGCTGAGCCTGCGGCTGGCGACCGATGCGCAGGAAGTGCTGCTCAATTACCGCTGGCCGGGCAACGTGCGCGAGCTGGAACACGTGATCGCCCGCACCGCGCTCAAGACGCTCGGCAAGCATCCCGAGCGGCCGCGCATCCTGACGCTGGCGGCCGAGGATTTCGATCTTTCCAATGAGAAGGCGGTGGCGTTGTCAGCGCATGAAGAACAGGTCCAGTCCGAGCTGGACCTGCAGAACGGCAGCGGCCTGCGCGACGCCGTGAGTGCCTACGAGCGCAGATTGGTCAGCGCCTGCCTGGCGCGCAACGGCGGCAATGTGGCCTCCGCTGCGCGCGAACTGGGGGTGGACCGCGCCAACCTGAACCGCATGGCAAAACGGCTTGGCCTCAGGTAAAACCTCGCCGCCTTAAAACTGTTCCCAGGCGCCTTCCTCCTGCGCAAGTGCCGGGCCGGTAACGGCTTTGCCGTTGGACGCCGCCGCGACGCGCAGAGCCGGCTTGGTGGAGGTTTTTGCAGCAACGGCTACGGGGCGTTTCGGCATCGCCTTGACGCCGGCGGACGGCGCGGCCGCATTGCCGTCCAGCTTGAAGACGCTGACGGTCTCCGCCAGCTTGCCGGCCTGTTCTTGCAGCGCCTGGGCCGCCGCCGCGGCTTCTTCCACCAGCGCGGCATTCTGCTGGGTGACTTCATCCATCTGCGCGATAGCCCGGTTGATCTGCTCCAGGCCGGTGCTTTGCTCCTGGGTGGCGGACGAGATTTCTCCCACGATATCGGTCACGCGCTTGACGCTGCTGACTACCTCATCCATGGTCGAGCCGGCTTCTTCCACCAGTTTGCTGCCGACGTCGACCTTGGCGACCGAGTCGTCAATCAGGGCCTTGATTTCCTTCGCGGCGGCCGATGAGCGCTGCGCCAGGCTGCGCACTTCCGACGCCACGACGGCAAAACCCCGGCCTTGTTCGCCGGCCCGGGCCGCTTCCACCGCCGCGTTCAGCGCCAGGATATTGGTCTGGAAGGCAATGCCGTCGATGACGCTGATGATGTCGACGATCTTGCGCGAGGATTCATTGATCGAGCCCATGGTGTCGACCACCTTGCCGACCACCGTGCCGCCCTGGACGGCGACTTCCGATGCGGTCGTCGCCAGCTGGTTGGCCTGGCGGGCATTGTCGGCGTTCTGCTTCACGGTCGAGGTCAGTTCTTCCATCGCCGACGCGGTTTCTTCCAGGGACCCGGCTTGTTCTTCGGTACGCGAGGACAGGTCGAGGTTGCCCGATGCGATTTCACTGGATGCGGTGGCGATGGTGTCGGTGCCGACGCGGACGCTGCCGACGATGTGCAGCAAGTTGTCGTTCATTTGCCTGAGTGCGCCGAGCAGCTGGCCGGTCTCATCTTCGCTGCTTTGCCTGATGTCCGCGGTCAGGTCGCCGTCGGCCACCTGGCGGGCGACCTTGACTGCTTCCGTGAGCGGCCGTGAAATGATGCGCGCGACCATCACCGCCAGCGTCATGGCCGCGACGATGCACAGGACCAGCATGCCGATGATCCACAGCCGCGCACTGGCGTAGGTATCGTCGGCGAGCTTGTTCGAGATGTCCGAGCCGCGCTCGTTGACGGCGGTCAGCTGGTCGAGAAGCTCGATGGCTTTGAGATAGTTCCTGGTCGACTCGCCTTTCATGAGCGTGCGTGCTTCAGCGCTCTTGCCCTCGCGCGAAAGGGCGATGATCTTGGGATGTTCGGCGACGATAACGTCCAGCATTTTGCCGACTTCCGGATAGATGGCGCGCTCTTCCGGTTCGGTAATCTGGCTCTCGTACCGCTTGCGTGCCGCCGTAAGGACCTGCAGCTGCTGGTTGGCGCTCTGCTCCATTTCGTCGAACTCCTTGGGGTCGGAGGCGACGATATGCTGCAGTTCAAAGCTGCGGATGCGCGAGGTCGTGAATTTCAGGCGAGCCAGCGTACGAATGGTCGGCAGCCAGTTGGTCGCTATCTCGGTAGAGGCGCGGTTGACCTTGTCGATCTGGTTGATGGCGAAAATGCCCAGGCCTGCAGCCAGTACGATCACGGCTAAAAACGCGGCGATCAGCTTGGTGGCGATCTTCAAGTTGTAGAACCATTTCATTATCTTTCTCCCCCGCTTTTTGTGAGTCGGCGCACTGGTTTCGCGGCGCTTCGGTTCCCGCTCGCAGCAGCGGGCAGTTACGCACAGAATTGCATGAAAGATAATTTTGTTCAAATAAAGGCAGTTGTTATTTGTGTATTTCTTGATAATTTTTCTTCTTGCAATCCACGGGAGATATGCAGGTGCTGACAACAAGCTGGAGGTGTTGCAGAAACGTTTCTCGAACGCTGAGGCGGAAGGGAGGGACTAAACGGCTCCTCACGCCAGGGTGATGGCGATGCCTTGCGCCTGATAAGGCGCGATCAGTTCGGCGGCGGTGTCGCGATTGACCACGAGGCGACCGACTTCGGCCAAGGGCACGATCTCGAACGGCGAGGTGGTGTCGAGCTTGTCCGGCGAGGCCAGCACCACGGTGTCGGCTGCCGAGCGGCTGAAAGCGCGCTTGATGCCGGCTTCCTCGAAATCGAGCGAAGTGATGCCAGTGTGCGGATGCAGGCTGCAGACGCCCATGAAATACTGGTCGGCGCGTATGCGCCCGATCTCTTCGATGGTGCCGCCGCCCATCGCCACCACGGAGTGCTTGAACAGTTTGCCGCCGATGATGATGACGTCGATATGCGCATGACCGGACAGCTCGACCGCGATCGACGGGCTGTGCGTGACGACGGTTGCCTTCAGGTCGGGCGCCAGGTGGCGCGCCATCTGGACGCAGGTGGTGCCGCCGTCGATGAATACCACCTGGCCGGGCAGCACCAGCGCCGCCGCCGCGCGGCCGATGTCGGCCTTGGCGCCGGGCTCGATGTGCTGGCGGTTGGCGAACATCACCATCGGCGGGGTGCCAATCAAGGGCAACGCGCCGCCATGTACGCGCCGCAGCAATCCTTCCTTCGCCAGTTCACGCAGATCGCGCCTGATCGTGTCTTCGGATACCTCCAGTTGTTCGCTCACCGGCTTGGCGACGATGCGGCCGTCGCGGCTGAGCAGGTCGAGCAGGTGTTTCTTTCGTTGGCTGGTCAGCATGCGGTCGTGCTCCGGTTCGGGGATGGGTGAGGTCAGGCAGTGTACAAGAAAATGCGCAAATTCGTGCAGCTTCACGTAAGTATTGCGTGGATTGTTGCACGAATATTCTTGATTTTTCTTGACGCTGCATGATATTTTAAACAAAGCGTGCAAATACCGGCAAGGAGGACTGCCGACTTTGTGGCCTTATGAATTCACTGCACAGGAGTAAAACGATGGAAAACGAGCGCGTCCGCATCCGCAATGTCGAGGTCTTGTCCGACGATTGGTACCTGCTCAAGAAAACCACCTTCGACTATCGTCGCGCCGATGGCGTCTGGCAGACGCTCAACCGCGAGACCTACGATCGCGGCAACGGCGCCACCATCCTGCTGTACAACCTGGAGCGGCGCAGCGTGATCCTGATCCGGCAATTCCGTTTTCCGACCTATCGCGACGGTCACGACGGCTTCCTGGTCGAAACGCCGGCCGGACTGCTCGACAACGCCAGCCCGGAACAGCGTATCCGCGCAGAGGCGGAGGAAGAAACCGGCTATCGCGTCGGCGACGTGCGCAAGGTGTTCGAGGTGTTCATGAGCCCCGGCTCGGTGACCGAGAAATTGCATTTCTTCGTCGGCGAATACACCGCGGATGCGCGCGCAGGCGAGGGCGGCGGCAATGTCGCCGAAGGGGAGGATATCGAAGTGATGGAGGTGCCGATCCAGCAAGCGCTGATGATGATTGCCGAAGGCGAGATCGCCGACGGCAAGACCATCATGCTGTTGCAATACGCCCAGCTGCATTTGTTTGGCGTAGGGGCAAACCGGGGATTGGTTACAGATATTTGACTTCGATCGTTGCCGAACCATCCAGGGGAATGCTGCCTGTCAGATTGAGATTTTCTCTTTTGTTCAGATAGGCAGTCAAATTCATGTCAAAGGTCCAGACTTGGCCTGCGGTCAGAGCCGTGTAGATAAACCTGGCCGTGTTGTGGACAGACATGATCAGGGACCCAAAATTGCTCACCCCTGTGCCTTGCGTGTCAAAAAAAACGAGTTGCGAATTATTGCCGTCCACTTTCACATCTGGCCCGAGGGCCAAGACATAGTTGCCGACGTTCTTGCCGTCAACGCTGCCAAGGCCGAAACTGTGAGCGCTAGAAAAAGATCCACTATCAATACGGGAGGTCGCACGGTTGTCAGTTACAGCGATGCCTATCCGCATCTTGGCATTGCAAGTTACTGTGAACGGAATGGAGCGAGTCTCCAATTTAGCGTATTC is a window of Herbaspirillum hiltneri N3 DNA encoding:
- the norR gene encoding nitric oxide reductase transcriptional regulator NorR; the protein is MTPKLMLDALIPLVADLSRELHDSERYRRLLDTLRMLFPCDAAALLRLDGEVLVPLAINGLSSDTLGRRFRVSEHPRFRVLLSNLPPTRFPANSSLPDPYDGLVEAHSGELHVHDCMGCQITMNGRPWGLLTLDALGPGRFDSVDTASLQAFASLAAATVNVAERIHDLAETSEQERQRAEAYRLAANQSRRELIGQSPAHKRMMKEVRLAGPSNMTVLITGETGTGKELVANAIHAASPRARKPIISLNCAALPETLVESELFGHVRGAFSGAVGDRRGKFELADGGTLFLDEVGELSLTVQAKLLRALQSGQIQRVGSDEEHKVDVRVIAATNRDLEEEVRLGRYRADFYHRLSVYPLAVPPLRERGHDILLISGFFLEENRFRLGLLSLRLATDAQEVLLNYRWPGNVRELEHVIARTALKTLGKHPERPRILTLAAEDFDLSNEKAVALSAHEEQVQSELDLQNGSGLRDAVSAYERRLVSACLARNGGNVASAARELGVDRANLNRMAKRLGLR
- a CDS encoding methyl-accepting chemotaxis protein, which translates into the protein MKWFYNLKIATKLIAAFLAVIVLAAGLGIFAINQIDKVNRASTEIATNWLPTIRTLARLKFTTSRIRSFELQHIVASDPKEFDEMEQSANQQLQVLTAARKRYESQITEPEERAIYPEVGKMLDVIVAEHPKIIALSREGKSAEARTLMKGESTRNYLKAIELLDQLTAVNERGSDISNKLADDTYASARLWIIGMLVLCIVAAMTLAVMVARIISRPLTEAVKVARQVADGDLTADIRQSSEDETGQLLGALRQMNDNLLHIVGSVRVGTDTIATASSEIASGNLDLSSRTEEQAGSLEETASAMEELTSTVKQNADNARQANQLATTASEVAVQGGTVVGKVVDTMGSINESSRKIVDIISVIDGIAFQTNILALNAAVEAARAGEQGRGFAVVASEVRSLAQRSSAAAKEIKALIDDSVAKVDVGSKLVEEAGSTMDEVVSSVKRVTDIVGEISSATQEQSTGLEQINRAIAQMDEVTQQNAALVEEAAAAAQALQEQAGKLAETVSVFKLDGNAAAPSAGVKAMPKRPVAVAAKTSTKPALRVAAASNGKAVTGPALAQEEGAWEQF
- a CDS encoding DeoR/GlpR family DNA-binding transcription regulator; the protein is MLTSQRKKHLLDLLSRDGRIVAKPVSEQLEVSEDTIRRDLRELAKEGLLRRVHGGALPLIGTPPMVMFANRQHIEPGAKADIGRAAAALVLPGQVVFIDGGTTCVQMARHLAPDLKATVVTHSPSIAVELSGHAHIDVIIIGGKLFKHSVVAMGGGTIEEIGRIRADQYFMGVCSLHPHTGITSLDFEEAGIKRAFSRSAADTVVLASPDKLDTTSPFEIVPLAEVGRLVVNRDTAAELIAPYQAQGIAITLA
- a CDS encoding NUDIX domain-containing protein, translated to MENERVRIRNVEVLSDDWYLLKKTTFDYRRADGVWQTLNRETYDRGNGATILLYNLERRSVILIRQFRFPTYRDGHDGFLVETPAGLLDNASPEQRIRAEAEEETGYRVGDVRKVFEVFMSPGSVTEKLHFFVGEYTADARAGEGGGNVAEGEDIEVMEVPIQQALMMIAEGEIADGKTIMLLQYAQLHLFGVGANRGLVTDI
- a CDS encoding DUF1120 domain-containing protein is translated as MNKQVTLLCTLAASLLFSFSAQAAETAEMKVKGSILPPACTPTFAGGNTVDYETIPAKSLKSREYAKLETRSIPFTVTCNAKMRIGIAVTDNRATSRIDSGSFSSAHSFGLGSVDGKNVGNYVLALGPDVKVDGNNSQLVFFDTQGTGVSNFGSLIMSVHNTARFIYTALTAGQVWTFDMNLTAYLNKRENLNLTGSIPLDGSATIEVKYL